A single region of the Ziziphus jujuba cultivar Dongzao chromosome 10, ASM3175591v1 genome encodes:
- the LOC107412221 gene encoding light-inducible protein CPRF2 yields MDRVFSVGEISDQFWSAQPATAPAPTTPEEKSKMNRSASEWAFQRFLQEASASDSSPPSASDQNDVVEIKIKEQSNPTQPRNSQQQQQQLHANTTNTKNGSTASFGVGLPPNVPIDSEEYQAFLKTKLNLACAAVALSRGPFIKVQDSASLADCGSQVSNTSKLGTPTTKGTGSDLFGPQDKGSDGPIGIPSLPMKKNSGVVVRPSTSGSSREQTDDEENDGETEMTENMDPTDAKRVRRMLSNRESARRSRRRKQAHLTELETQVSQLRVENSSLLKRLTDISQKYNDAAVDNRVLKADVETLRAKVKMAEETVKGITGLNPMFHAMSDISSISMPSFEGSHSDTSTDAAVPVQEDPNHHFYQTASSNPMPPLDPGTNNNLAEIPSAENVRRNSATAGGNKMGRSASLQRVASLEHLQKRIRGGGTPSGPQSNGEQ; encoded by the exons atggaTAGGGTGTTCTCAGTTGGCGAAATCTCGGACCAGTTCTGGTCAGCACAACCGGCGACGGCGCCGGCTCCGACCACCCCAGAGGAGAAGTCGAAAATGAATCGCAGCGCATCGGAGTGGGCCTTTCAGCGTTTCCTCCAAGAAGCTTCGGCCTCCGACAGCTCCCCACCCTCGGCTTCCGACCAAAACGATGTGGTTGAGATCAAAATAAAGGAACAGAGCAATCCCACTCAGCCTCGAAACtcacagcagcagcagcagcagcttcATGCCAATACTACCAACACCAAAAACGGTTCCACGGCGTCATTTGGCGTTGGCCTACCTCCCAACGTTCCCATTGACTCGGAGGAGTATCAGGCTTTTCTCAAGACCAAGCTCAATCTTGCTTGCGCTGCTGTTGCTTTATCAAGG GGACCATTTATCAAAGTTCAAGACTCTGCTTCTTTAGCTGACTGTGGATCACAGGTCTCTAATACTTCAAAATTAGGAACACCAACCACTAAAG GAACTGGGTCTGATTTATTTGGGCCACAAGATAAGGGTTCTGATGGACCTATTGGAATACCATCCTTGCCCATGAAAAAGAATTCTGGGGTTGTAGTAAGGCCATCAACCAGTGGGTCATCAAGAGAACAGACAGACGATGAGGAAAATGATGGAGAAACTGAGATGACTGAGAATATGGACCCTACTGATGCAAAACGTGTAAGGAG AATGCTTTCCAATAGAGAGTCAGCTAGACGCTCAAGACGAAGAAAACAGGCTCATTTGACTGAGCTTGAGACACAG GTTTCTCAATTAAGAGTTGAAAACTCTTCTCTACTAAAGCGTCTCACTGATATAAGCCAAAAGTATAATGATGCTGCCGTTGACAATAGAGTTTTAAAAGCTGATGTTGAAACATTAAGAGCGAAG GTAAAGATGGCCGAGGAGACGGTCAAAGGAATAACTGGATTGAATCCCATGTTTCATGCCATGTCTGATATATCATCAATCAGCATGCCATCATTTGAGGGAAGCCATTCTGACACATCAACAGATGCTGCTGTTCCAGTGCAAGAGGACCCAAATCATCACTTTTATCAAACTGCTTCTAGTAATCCTATGCCCCCGCTCGACCCTGGAACCAACAATAATTTAGCAGAAATCCCTTCTGCTGAAAATGTGCGGCGAAATTCTGCAACAGCAGGAGGGAACAAAATGGGGAGATCAGCTTCCTTGCAGCGAGTGGCTAGTTTGGAGCATCTGCAGAAGCGGATCCGTGGGGGCGGAACTCCCAGTGGGCCTCAGTCGAATGGAGAGCAGTAG
- the LOC107412126 gene encoding ammonium transporter 2 member 4: protein MEFPANLKPDEASPEWMNKADNAWQLTAATLVGIQSIPGLVIIYGSMVKKKWAVNSAFMAFYAFAAVMVCWVGWGYRMSFGEKAVFFLGKPAVALDEKYLLGQAFLGLFPTATMVFFQGVFAGLTLILIAGGLLGRMNFRAWILFVPLWLTLSYTVTAFSIWCPDGWLSKLGVIDYSGGYVIHLSSGVAGFTAAYWVGPRTDKDRESFPPNNIILMLAGAGLLWMGWTGFNGGDPYVASVDASLAVLNTHVCASTSLITWVILDTFFIGKPSVIGSVQGMITGLVCITPAAGIHSFTKMTPLFI from the exons ATGGAGTTCCCGGCAAACCTTAAACCCGACGAAGCGAGCCCCGAATGGATGAACAAAGCCGACAACGCATGGCAACTCACAGCCGCTACCCTCGTCGGAATCCAGAGCATTCCGGGTCTGGTCATCATCTACGGAAGCATGGTGAAGAAGAAATGGGCGGTCAACTCTGCGTTCATGGCTTTCTACGCTTTTGCAGCCGTTATGGTATGTTGGGTCGGTTGGGGTTACCGCATGTCCTTCGGAGAGAAAGCGGTTTTCTTCTTGGGCAAGCCTGCTGTGGCGTTGGACGAGAAGTATCTTCTGGGTCAGGCTTTTCTGGGGCTCTTTCCGACGGCTACGATGGTTTTCTTTCAAGGGGTGTTTGCAGGGTTAACGTTGATTCTAATAGCGGGTGGTCTGCTGGGGAGAATGAATTTTCGTGCGTGGATACTGTTTGTGCCGCTGTGGCTGACCTTGTCGTATACTGTGACTGCATTTAGTATATGGTGTCCGGATGGTTGGTTGTCAAAGCTTGGTGTTATTGATTATTCCGGTGGTTATGTTATTCATCTCTCTTCTGGTGTTGCTGGTTTCACTGCTGCTTATTGG GTGGGACCAAGAACAGACAAAGACAGAGAGAGCTTTCCGCCAAATAACATCATTCTGATGCTTGCAGGCGCAGGCCTGCTTTGGATGGGGTGGACGGGATTCAACGGTGGAGATCCATACGTGGCAAGTGTGGATGCATCACTGGCCGTACTTAACACGCACGTTTGCGCTTCAACGAGCTTGATCACGTGGGTCATCCTTGACACTTTCTTCATTGGGAAGCCCTCTGTGATTGGTTCCGTACAGGGCATGATCACGGGCTTGGTTTGCATCACTCCCGCCGCAGGTATACATTCATTTACCAAAATGACCcctctatttatttaa
- the LOC107412205 gene encoding uncharacterized protein LOC107412205, which produces MSDGALTVLDGSHLRAIDCSLPSPASDVALTGARVLEIADSRVSSSHFGLSLPQNLKSSALRRINILDDAVFRSSQLDPEQASDTINLYITAIADQLKDDPLVVSILDGKTLRLFFDDEDDFAMLAEDLFTDLDAEDKGKICKSEIRNALLRMGIEMGVPPISDFPLLNDILKKHGADGKEELGQGQFAQLLQQILQELSEVLAEKNFVFIQNIKIINGSKLRKLLADEVQLGKVVEKIFKEKHSGNVSSGVAELTRSFLEKNGIELGLPPSEANEAVVLLYDAVFADVQNNKSATELERDEFASIVKEILGKFAEQLEANPVFHDLDQ; this is translated from the exons ATGTCCGACGGAGCTTTAACGGTCCTGGATGGGTCCCACCTCCGAGCCATTGATTGCTCGTTGCCTTCGCCGGCGTCTGACGTTGCCCTAACCGGAGCTCGGGTTCTCGAAATCGCTGACTCCAGAGTTTCGTCTTCTCACTTCGGTCTCTCCCTCCCTCAAAACCTCAAGTCCTCCGCACTCCGACGTATCAACATTCTCGACGACGCCGTTTTCCGATCATCGCAACTCGATCCCGAGCAGGCTTCCGATACGATCAACCTCTACATCACCGCCATCGCCGATCAATTAAAAG ATGATCCTCTTGTTGTATCAATCTTGGATGGAAAGACTCTTAGGCTGTTTTTCGACGACGAAGATGATTTTGCTATGTTAGCGGAGGATCTTTTCACTGACTTAGATGCTGAAGATAAGGGAAAGATCTGCAAGAGTGAGATACGGAATGCTCTTCTTCGTATGGGTATTGAGATGGGTGTTCCTCCCATTTCAG ATTTTCCTCTGCTAAACGATATCTTGAAGAAACATGGGGCTGATGGGAAAGAAGAATTGGGCCAAGGACAGTTTGCGCAATTACTTCAGCAAATATTGCAAGAACTATCAGAGGTCCTAGCTGAAAAGAATTTTGTGTTCATCCAGAACATCAAAATCATCAATGGTTCCAAGCTCAGAAAG CTTTTGGCTGATGAGGTGCAATTGGGCAAAGTGGTGGAGAAGATATTCAAGGAAAAGCATTCTGGAAATGTTAGTTCAGGCGTTGCAGAATTAACGAGGAGCTTTCTTGAGAAAAATGGGATAGAGTTGGGCTTACCGCCATCTGAAGCCAATGAGGCAGTGGTTCTTCTATATGATGCTGTCTTTGCTGATGTGCAGAACAATAAGAGTGCTACCGAACTAGAAAGGGATGAATTTGCTAGTATTGTGAAGGAGATTCTTGGAAAATTTGCGGAGCAGCTAGAAGCAAATCCTGTTTTTCATGATCTTGATCAGTAA
- the LOC107412166 gene encoding V-type proton ATPase subunit F — MAGRAQIPTNNSSLIAMIADEDTVTGFLLAGVGNVDLRRKTNYLIVDSKTTVKAIEDAFKEFTAKEDIAIILISQYVANMIRFLVDSYNKPVPAILEIPSKDHPYDPSHDSVLSRVKYLFSAESVASERR, encoded by the exons ATGGCTGGCAGAGCTCAAATTCCCACCAACAACTCGTCGCTTATTGCTATGATTGCTGATGAG GACACTGTAACTGGATTTTTGCTGGCTGGAGTTGGCAATGTTGACTTGCGGAGAAAGACAAACTATCTTATCGTTGATTCAA AAACAACTGTGAAAGCAATTGAAGATGCATTCAAAGAGTTTACCGCAAAGGAGGATATTGCTATTATTTTAATCAGCCAATAT GTTGCAAACATGATAAGGTTCCTAGTTGACAGCTATAATAAACCAGTTCCAGCAATTTTGGAGATACCCTCGAAGGATCATCCTTATGATCCATCTCATGATTCAGTGCTTTCTCGAGTCAAGTACCTCTTCTCTGCTGAATCTGTGGCGTCTGAAAGGCGTTGA
- the LOC107412218 gene encoding transcription factor UNE12 isoform X2, with the protein MAGNPPEGLGDDFLEQILAVPQTYTGGGGGTDGTGYGGGGGGGEVGSLPMVLQLGSGGGNGSGGSGSGGGGGGGGGFRGVGMGMGLPLGLNLEQGFLRQDRFREDVDGNTNNNTNINNVSSSAAATSGINERDSVHMTSLFPAFGHLQNQSLRPTPPPPPPQLHQFHSQSTAGPVATVPHPPTIRPRVRARRGQATDPHSIAERLRRERIAERMKALQELVPSCNKTDRAAMLDEIVDYVKFLRLQVKVLSMSRLGGAGAVAQLVADVPLSSVEGEGMESGNNQAAWEKWSSDGTEQQVAKLMEEDVGAAMQFLQSKALCIMPISLASAIFRTHQPDASTLVKPESNTSS; encoded by the exons ATGGCGGGCAATCCGCCTGAGGGTCTGGGTGATGATTTCTTGGAGCAGATCTTGGCTGTGCCGCAAACCTAtactggtggtggtggtggtacaGATGGAACTGGGtacggaggaggaggaggaggtggtGAAGTGGGTTCTCTGCCCATGGTTCTACAGTTGGGTTCCGGTGGTGGAAATGGGTCGGGTGGGTCCGGCagtggcggtggtggtggtggtggtggtgggtttAGAGGGGTAGGGATGGGGATGGGTTTGCCTCTTGGGTTGAATTTGGAACAGGGGTTTCTGAGACAGGACCGGTTCAGAGAAGACGTTGATGGGAATACCAATAACAATACCAATATTAACAATGTTTCTTCCTCTGCTGCTGCCACTTCTGGAATCAAT GAGAGAGATTCTGTGCATATGACGAGTTTGTTTCCAGCGTTTGGACATTTGCAAAACCAGTCACTCCGGccaacaccaccaccacctccacctcAACTTCACCAG TTTCATAGTCAATCCACGGCTGGGCCAGTTGCTACTGTACCACATCCACCTACAATCCGCCCAAGGGTACGGGCAAGAAGAGGGCAAGCAACAGATCCCCATAGCATTGCTGAGCGG TTGCGTCGGGAAAGAATTGCAGAAAGAATGAAGGCTTTGCAGGAATTGGTTCCCAGTTGTAATAAG ACAGATAGGGCAGCTATGCTTGATGAAATCGTGGATTATGTGAAGTTTCTAAGGCTACAAGTGAAG GTTTTGAGCATGAGTAGACTGGGTGGAGCAGGAGCAGTGGCTCAACTTGTAGCTGATGTTCCCTTATCATCAGTGGAG GGAGAGGGCATGGAAAGTGGTAACAATCAAGCAGCTTGGGAGAAGTGGTCAAGTGATGGCACAGAACAGCAAGTAGCAAAGTTGATGGAAGAAGATGTAGGAGCCGCCATGCAGTTCCTCCAGTCCAAGGCACTCTGCATCATGCCCATATCGCTTGCTTCTGCAATTTTCCGAACACACCAACCTGATGCATCAACACTAGTTAAGCCTGAATCAAACACCTCTTCATAG
- the LOC107412204 gene encoding GDP-mannose 3,5-epimerase 2, which translates to MGSTGGTDYGAYTYENLEREPYWPSEKLRISITGAGGFIASHIARRLKSEGHYIIASDWKKNEHMTEDMFCHEFHLVDLRVMDNCLKVTKDVDHVFNLAADMGGMGFIQSNHSVIMYNNTMISFNMLEAARISGVKRFFYASSACIYPEFKQLETNVSLKESDAWPAEPQDAYGLEKLATEELCKHYTKDFGIECRVGRFHNIYGPFGTWKGGREKAPAAFCRKAITSTDKFEMWGDGLQTRSFTFIDECVEGVLRVTKSDFREPVNIGSDEMVSMNEMAEIVLSFDDKKLPIHHIPGPEGVRGRNSDNTLIKEKLGWAPTMRLKDGLRITYFWIKEQIEKEKAQGIDLSIYGSSKVVGTQAPVQLGSLRAADGKE; encoded by the exons ATGGGAAGTACTGGTGGAACTGACTACGGTGCATACACCTATGAGAACCTTGAGAGAGAACCTTACTGGCCATCAGAAAAGCTCCGTATTTCCATTACTGGTGCAGGTGGCTTTATTGCCTCCCATATTGCCCGGCGTTTGAAGAGTGAGGGCCATTACATTATTGCTTCTGATTGGAAGAAGAATGAGCACATGACCGAAGATATGTTTTGCCATGAATTCCATCTTGTTGACCTCAGGGTGATGGATAATTGCTTGAAAGTTACTAAAGATGTTGACCATGTCTTCAACCTTGCTGCTGATATGGGTGGGATGGGCTTCATTCAGTCCAACCACTCTGTCATCATGTATAACAATACAATGATCAGCTTCAACATGCTTGAAGCTGCTAGGATCAGCGGTGTTAAAAG GTTTTTCTATGCCTCCAGTGCTTGTATTTACCCAGAGTTTAAGCAGCTGGAAACTAATGTGAGCTTGAAGGAGTCCGATGCCTGGCCTGCTGAG CCTCAAGATGCTTATGGCTTAGAGAAGCTTGCAACAGAGGAATTATGCAAGCACTATACTAAAGATTTTGGAATTGAGTGTCGTGTTGGAAGGTTCCATAACATTTATGGTCCTTTTGGAACATGGAAGG GTGGCAGAGAGAAAGCTCCTGCTGCTTTTTGCAGAAAGGCTATAACCTCCACTGATAAGTTTGAGATGTGGGGTGATGGACTTCAGACCCGGTCctttaccttcattgatgaatGTGTAGAAGGTGTCCTTCG GGTGACAAAGTCCGACTTCCGTGAACCTGTCAACATTGGAAGTGATGAGATGGTTAGCATGAATGAAATGGCTGAAATTGTTCTTAGCTTTGACGACAAGAAGCTTCCCATCCACCACATTCCAGGCCCAGAAGGTGTACGTGGTCGTAACTCAGACAACACACTCATCAAAGAGAAACTTGGTTGGGCACCTACCATGAGATTGAAG GATGGGCTGAGAATTACATACTTCTGGATCAAGGAGCAGATTGAGAAAGAGAAAGCACAAGGTATCGACCTGTCAATTTATGGGTCATCTAAGGTGGTGGGAACCCAAGCCCCAGTTCAACTTGGCTCACTGCGTGCTGCTGATGGCAAAGAATGA
- the LOC107412127 gene encoding pentatricopeptide repeat-containing protein At3g18970 gives MHSLPRLRALALLHQKLTSNSQVKQIHAQLIINGLNSPSILAKLIQQYCTLPDPQSIQNYAYSVFKHFDKPNLFLFNTLIRCSQPKESILVFADWVSRGDLVFDHFTYIFVLGACARSPSVPTLWVGRQTHAQMLKRGTMSNILLQTTAIHFYASNKDVSSARRMFDEMIVRNSITWNVMIKGYCSQREFAPEALVLFRGMLEDDCGVKPTDTTMVCILSAASQLGVLETGACVHGYIEKTIPFPENDVFIGTGLIDMYSKCGCLDSALTIFMRMEEKNVLTWTAMATGLAIHGKGKEALKLFDEMDAYGVKPNSVTFTSLLSACCHGGLVEEGLHLFHVMREFNVTPSMQHYGCIVDILGRSALLREAYEFIKGMPVKPDAILWRSLLSACKVHGDVTMGEKVGKLLLQLQPEQSSVDASPNGEDYVALSNIYASAERWEDVQMIREEMKVKGIENKAGSSSIQTISNQLMDAF, from the coding sequence ATGCACTCTCTACCAAGACTCAGAGCACTTGCTCTCTTACACCAGAAACTAACATCCAATTCCCAGGTCAAACAAATCCACGCCCAGTTGATCATCAATGGCCTCAATTCACCTTCcattttggcaaaactaatcCAGCAATACTGCACCCTACCAGACCCACAAAGCATCCAAAACTATGCCTATTCAGTTTTCAAACACTTTGACAAACCAAACCTCTTTCTCTTCAACACTTTGATAAGATGCTCTCAACCCAAGGAGTCTATTCTAGTTTTTGCTGATTGGGTATCAAGGGGAGACTTGGTTTTTGATCATTTTACTTACATTTTCGTTCTTGGAGCTTGTGCTCGATCTCCTTCCGTGCCAACATTATGGGTAGGGCGACAAACACATGCCCAGATGCTGAAACGTGGTACTATGTCTAATATTTTGTTGCAAACCACTGCCATACATTTCTATGCAAGTAACAAGGATGTTAGTTCAGCACGGAGAATGTTTGATGAAATGATAGTGAGAAACAGCATTACCTGGAATGTGATGATCAAGGGGTATTGTTCACAGAGAGAATTCGCCCCTGAAGCATTGGTTTTGTTTCGAGGCATGTTGGAAGATGATTGTGGAGTGAAACCAACGGATACTACTATGGTTTGCATTCTTTCCGCAGCTTCTCAGTTGGGTGTATTGGAAACTGGTGCTTGTGTTCATGGTTATATTGAGAAGACGATTCCTTTTCCAGAAAATGATGTGTTTATTGGCACGGGTCTTATCGATATGTACTCAAAATGTGGATGTCTTGACAGTGCTTTAACCATTTTTATGAGAATGGAAGAGAAAAATGTCTTGACTTGGACAGCAATGGCAACCGGGCTTGCCATTCATGGAAAGGGGAAAGAAGCTTTGAAGCTTTTCGATGAAATGGATGCTTATGGAGTAAAACCCAATTCAGTGACTTTCACCAGTTTGCTTTCGGCTTGTTGCCATGGTGGACTTGTTGAAGAAGGCCTCCATTTGTTCCATGTTATGAGGGAGTTCAATGTCACCCCTAGTATGCAACATTATGGCTGCATTGTAGACATTCTTGGTCGTAGTGCGCTATTGAGAGAAGCCTATGAATTTATAAAGGGGATGCCAGTTAAACCTGATGCCATCCTGTGGAGGAGTTTGTTAAGTGCATGTAAAGTTCATGGGGATGTTACAATGGGTGAGAAGGTGGGTAAGCTCCTCCTGCAGTTACAGCCGGAACAGAGTTCTGTGGATGCAAGTCCTAATGGTGAGGACTATGTAGCTTTATCAAACATATATGCTTCTGCAGAAAGGTGGGAAGATGTGCAGATGATTAGAGAGGAAATGAAGGTTAAAGGAATTGAAAATAAAGCTGGTAGTAGTTCTATTCAAACTATCAGCAATCAGCTTATGGATGCGTTTTAG
- the LOC107412167 gene encoding sec-independent protein translocase protein TATA, chloroplastic encodes MEISSITLSIPRPPPYLPLSSSQSSFLTNNVTCTSLLNRNKAINGAFQIRTRPRTQRAKKGFTCNALFGLGVPELVVIAGVAALVFGPKKLPEVGKSIGKTVKSFQQAAKEFESELKKEPDSIEPPVDKPTAVSEEEKQDVKVSSSKESV; translated from the exons ATGGAGATTTCATCTATAACCCTATCCATCCCAAGACCCCCTCCTTATCTCCCTCTCTCCTCATCCCAATCCTCCTTTCTCACCAACAATGTAACCTGCACCAGTTTATTAAACAGAAACAAGGCCATTAATGGTGCTTTTCAAATCAGAACCAGACCCAGAACTCAGCGAGCCAAGAAGGGCTTTACTTGCAACGCTTTGTTTGGTCTTGGTGTTCCGGAGCTCGTCGTTATTGCTGGAGTTGCTGCCTTGGTTTTTGGACCCAAGAAGTTACCTGAAGTCGGGAAGAGTATTGGGAAGACGGTTAAGAGCTTCCAACAG GCAGCAAAAGAATTTGAGTCTGAGCTTAAGAAAGAACCAGATTCGATTGAGCCTCCGGTGGACAAACCTACTGCTGTGAGTGAGGAGGAGAAACAGGATGTCAAGGTCTCTAGTTCAAAAGAAAGTGTATGA
- the LOC107412218 gene encoding transcription factor UNE12 isoform X1 has translation MAGNPPEGLGDDFLEQILAVPQTYTGGGGGTDGTGYGGGGGGGEVGSLPMVLQLGSGGGNGSGGSGSGGGGGGGGGFRGVGMGMGLPLGLNLEQGFLRQDRFREDVDGNTNNNTNINNVSSSAAATSGINERDSVHMTSLFPAFGHLQNQSLRPTPPPPPPQLHQQFHSQSTAGPVATVPHPPTIRPRVRARRGQATDPHSIAERLRRERIAERMKALQELVPSCNKTDRAAMLDEIVDYVKFLRLQVKVLSMSRLGGAGAVAQLVADVPLSSVEGEGMESGNNQAAWEKWSSDGTEQQVAKLMEEDVGAAMQFLQSKALCIMPISLASAIFRTHQPDASTLVKPESNTSS, from the exons ATGGCGGGCAATCCGCCTGAGGGTCTGGGTGATGATTTCTTGGAGCAGATCTTGGCTGTGCCGCAAACCTAtactggtggtggtggtggtacaGATGGAACTGGGtacggaggaggaggaggaggtggtGAAGTGGGTTCTCTGCCCATGGTTCTACAGTTGGGTTCCGGTGGTGGAAATGGGTCGGGTGGGTCCGGCagtggcggtggtggtggtggtggtggtgggtttAGAGGGGTAGGGATGGGGATGGGTTTGCCTCTTGGGTTGAATTTGGAACAGGGGTTTCTGAGACAGGACCGGTTCAGAGAAGACGTTGATGGGAATACCAATAACAATACCAATATTAACAATGTTTCTTCCTCTGCTGCTGCCACTTCTGGAATCAAT GAGAGAGATTCTGTGCATATGACGAGTTTGTTTCCAGCGTTTGGACATTTGCAAAACCAGTCACTCCGGccaacaccaccaccacctccacctcAACTTCACCAG CAGTTTCATAGTCAATCCACGGCTGGGCCAGTTGCTACTGTACCACATCCACCTACAATCCGCCCAAGGGTACGGGCAAGAAGAGGGCAAGCAACAGATCCCCATAGCATTGCTGAGCGG TTGCGTCGGGAAAGAATTGCAGAAAGAATGAAGGCTTTGCAGGAATTGGTTCCCAGTTGTAATAAG ACAGATAGGGCAGCTATGCTTGATGAAATCGTGGATTATGTGAAGTTTCTAAGGCTACAAGTGAAG GTTTTGAGCATGAGTAGACTGGGTGGAGCAGGAGCAGTGGCTCAACTTGTAGCTGATGTTCCCTTATCATCAGTGGAG GGAGAGGGCATGGAAAGTGGTAACAATCAAGCAGCTTGGGAGAAGTGGTCAAGTGATGGCACAGAACAGCAAGTAGCAAAGTTGATGGAAGAAGATGTAGGAGCCGCCATGCAGTTCCTCCAGTCCAAGGCACTCTGCATCATGCCCATATCGCTTGCTTCTGCAATTTTCCGAACACACCAACCTGATGCATCAACACTAGTTAAGCCTGAATCAAACACCTCTTCATAG
- the LOC107412193 gene encoding calmodulin-like protein 11, protein MADVLSEEQIAEFQEAFCLFDRDGDGCITIDELATAIKSLDQNPTEEELKNMISEVDADGNGTIEFGEFLNLMARKMKENEAEEELKEAFRVFDKDQDGYISPNELRHVMINLGERLTDEEVDQMIREADLDGDGLVNYEEFVRMMLAV, encoded by the exons ATGGCAGATGTTTTAAGTGAAGAACAGATTGCGGAGTTTCAGGAAGCTTTCTGTCTCTTTGACAGAGATGGAGATG GGTGCATAACTATTGACGAATTGGCAACTGCCATTAAGTCATTGGACCAAAATCCCACCGAAGAAGAATTGAAAAACATGATCAGCGAAGTTGATGCTGATGGCAACGGAACCATAGAGTTTGGGGAGTTTCTGAATCTAATGGCCAGGAAAATGAAG gaaAATGAAGCTGAAGAGGAATTGAAAGAAGCTTTTAGGGTGTTTGACAAGGACCAAGATGGTTACATTTCACCTAATGAG CTGAGACACGTAATGATAAATCTTGGAGAGAGACTAACAGATGAAGAGGTAGATCAAATGATCAGAGAAGCTGATTTGGATGGTGATGGTTTGGTCAATTATGAGGAATTTGTGAGAATGATGTTAGCCGTTTGA
- the LOC125421147 gene encoding ammonium transporter 2 member 4-like, with protein MGLLSGSIPWYTMMVLHKKVKLLRDIDDPMAVLHTHALAGALGGILTGFFAVPKLCRLFYMVPDWDKYIGLAYGLQTGRISAGFKQMGIQLGGIVFVICLNVVMTSIICLLIRLVVPLRLERDELAIGDRAIHGEEGFWFVEEGQFSNNTNATFENSKTNTVYDVEDYSSTASRGSIREIQMVV; from the coding sequence ATGGGGCTATTATCGGGAAGCATTCCATGGTACACAATGATGGTGCTCCACAAAAAGGTTAAGCTGTTGAGGGACATCGACGACCCCATGGCGGTGCTCCACACGCACGCCCTTGCCGGAGCCTTGGGCGGAATTCTCACTGGCTTCTTTGCGGTGCCAAAGCTATGTCGCCTGTTTTACATGGTGCCCGATTGGGACAAGTATATTGGCCTAGCTTATGGACTTCAAACGGGTAGAATTAGTGCTGGATTTAAACAAATGGGGATCCAACTAGGAGGCATTGTGTTTGTGATATGCCTAAACGTTGTGATGACTAGCATCATTTGTTTGTTGATTAGGTTGGTAGTTCCACTTAGGTTGGAAAGAGATGAATTGGCGATCGGAGACAGGGCAATACATGGAGAGGAAGGTTTTTGGTTTGTGGAGGAAGGTCAATTCTCAAACAATACCAATGCTACTTTTGAGAATTCAAAGACTAATACCGTTTATGATGTTGAAGACTATTCTTCTACTGCATCAAGGGGGTCCATACGTGAAATTCAAATGGtagtttga